From Candidatus Desulfatibia profunda, a single genomic window includes:
- a CDS encoding response regulator encodes MKKQILVVDDNRQMLEFIANLLEDEGHQVTTAENGFSALNLLISFTPDIIFADLVMPVIGGDKLFKIARKMEHLKDCCPVLVSAAASELDFDYTEIGADSCIAKGPSESIAGHVLAAVKEADSLRRDDRHKAIRGINEVYPRQMTRELLSRNRHLETMLESMAEGIIEIFSGKVVYANSAAASLFGMPPEKLLFKHLPGLFDEAQRPYIESLLKTENGLPADIDPDTSVPLNGKQVIIKKQAVKGDETTHIIIITDVTERKRTEVELKEYRDHLEVLVKKRTVELTQTNMLLQKEIDGRIRVEEELLESKERFDSFMKHLPGLAFMKDLDGRYVYLNEAYNDMLAGNPVDFIGRTDDEIWSAEVAGPMKANDTVVMSEGRVLSTVATVTIGDETQYFRITKFPVFKGNRPFLLAGIALNITERYLSEMERKKLEIRLQQAQKMEAIGTLAGGVAHDLNNVLSGLVSYPDLLLRDLPEDSPLRKAISTIKQSGEKAASIVQDLLTLARRGVAVTKVVALNDIISEYLISPEHDKLRLYHPQVELAVELETGLLNIIGSPVHLSMTVLNLVSNATESMPDGGKITISTENRYIDRPLRGYEDVEEGDYVTLVVSDTGSGISAGDMERIFDPFYTKKVMGKSGTGLGMAVVWGTVRDHKGYIDVQSTPGKGTTFTLYFPATREELIGDDALLSIEDLSGKGESILIVDDVHEQREIACQMLTRLGYRAASVSSGEAAVDHVKDNVVDLLVLDMIMDPGIDGLETYKRIIALHPGQKAVITSGFSETGQVKEAQRLGAGAYIKKPYTLEKLGKAVRAELNHTV; translated from the coding sequence ATGAAAAAGCAGATTCTAGTGGTGGACGATAACCGGCAGATGCTGGAATTCATAGCCAATCTGTTGGAAGATGAAGGCCATCAAGTAACTACGGCCGAAAATGGTTTCTCAGCCCTGAACCTGCTCATTTCTTTCACTCCTGACATTATCTTTGCCGACCTTGTGATGCCCGTGATCGGTGGGGACAAACTGTTCAAGATTGCCCGCAAGATGGAGCATTTAAAAGATTGCTGCCCGGTGCTTGTTTCGGCGGCGGCTTCCGAACTTGACTTCGACTACACGGAAATCGGCGCTGACAGTTGTATCGCCAAGGGACCTTCAGAATCGATTGCCGGGCATGTTTTGGCGGCGGTAAAAGAAGCGGATTCTTTGAGAAGGGATGATCGGCATAAAGCGATCAGGGGCATTAATGAAGTATATCCCCGGCAAATGACCAGGGAACTGCTCTCCCGAAATCGCCACCTGGAAACCATGCTGGAGAGCATGGCGGAGGGCATTATCGAGATTTTTTCCGGCAAGGTCGTTTATGCCAACTCGGCCGCCGCTTCCTTGTTCGGCATGCCGCCGGAAAAACTCTTGTTCAAACATCTTCCGGGTTTATTCGACGAAGCCCAGCGGCCGTATATTGAATCGTTGCTGAAGACAGAAAACGGCCTGCCTGCCGATATCGATCCGGACACATCCGTTCCACTCAACGGCAAACAGGTTATCATAAAAAAACAGGCGGTGAAAGGAGACGAAACCACCCACATTATCATCATCACGGATGTGACCGAGCGCAAGCGGACGGAGGTGGAGTTAAAGGAATACCGGGACCATCTTGAAGTTCTTGTTAAAAAGCGCACCGTCGAATTGACCCAAACCAACATGCTGCTCCAAAAGGAAATCGACGGACGCATTCGGGTGGAGGAGGAACTGCTGGAGAGCAAAGAACGCTTTGATTCATTCATGAAACATCTTCCGGGCCTGGCCTTCATGAAAGACCTTGACGGACGTTATGTCTATTTAAACGAAGCCTATAACGATATGCTTGCAGGGAATCCGGTTGACTTTATCGGCCGGACCGATGATGAAATCTGGTCTGCTGAAGTGGCCGGTCCGATGAAAGCAAACGATACCGTCGTCATGTCCGAAGGGCGGGTCTTAAGCACGGTTGCCACCGTAACGATCGGCGACGAAACTCAGTATTTCCGCATCACCAAATTTCCTGTTTTCAAGGGCAACAGGCCTTTCCTTCTTGCTGGAATTGCATTGAACATCACCGAGCGTTATCTTTCGGAAATGGAAAGAAAGAAATTGGAAATCAGGCTGCAGCAAGCCCAAAAAATGGAAGCCATCGGAACGCTTGCCGGCGGAGTGGCCCATGATCTCAATAATGTATTGTCCGGCCTTGTAAGTTATCCGGACTTATTGCTAAGGGACCTTCCGGAGGACAGCCCTTTGAGAAAGGCTATCTCGACGATCAAACAATCCGGGGAAAAAGCGGCCTCGATCGTACAGGATTTGTTGACCCTGGCAAGAAGAGGGGTCGCTGTAACAAAAGTTGTAGCACTTAACGACATTATTTCCGAATACCTGATAAGTCCTGAACACGACAAATTAAGATTGTACCATCCTCAGGTTGAGCTGGCCGTCGAGCTTGAAACCGGCCTGTTGAATATTATAGGATCTCCGGTGCATCTGTCCATGACGGTATTGAATTTGGTTTCAAATGCTACCGAGTCTATGCCCGATGGAGGCAAGATCACTATTTCAACCGAAAATCGATATATCGACAGACCGTTGAGGGGTTATGAGGACGTGGAAGAAGGGGATTATGTTACCCTGGTGGTTTCCGATACCGGATCAGGCATCTCTGCCGGCGACATGGAAAGAATCTTTGACCCTTTTTATACCAAAAAAGTCATGGGGAAAAGCGGAACAGGTTTGGGGATGGCGGTGGTATGGGGAACCGTCAGGGACCACAAAGGGTATATTGATGTTCAAAGCACCCCAGGAAAAGGAACGACCTTTACGCTTTATTTTCCAGCAACCAGAGAGGAGCTGATCGGCGACGACGCCCTGTTGTCCATTGAAGATTTATCGGGCAAGGGAGAGTCGATTTTAATTGTGGATGATGTGCATGAGCAAAGGGAAATAGCTTGCCAGATGTTGACAAGATTAGGATATCGTGCGGCCTCGGTTTCAAGCGGTGAAGCAGCGGTTGACCATGTGAAAGACAATGTTGTAGATTTACTGGTACTGGATATGATTATGGATCCCGGAATCGACGGGCTTGAGACCTACAAAAGGATTATTGCTCTGCACCCCGGCCAGAAAGCGGTAATTACCAGCGGTTTTTCTGAAACAGGTCAAGTCAAAGAGGCTCAACGGTTGGGGGCGGGAGCGTATATCAAAAAACCATATACACTGGAAAAGCTTGGGA